In Stanieria sp. NIES-3757, the DNA window GTATTGAGCCTGGTCATGAAATAGCACCAAAAACAAGAGATTTTGAAGATAATTCGCTTTGGTCTGGAGAAGAAGTTCTTAAAAAAAATCAAAGTATTCTAATTTCCGACTTAGAAGCCAATTTTAGTGATTTACCACGAGGAGCTTGGGAGAAATCGCCAAAACAAGCAGTAGCAGTACCAATTTCTCCTTCTGGACAGACGGGCAAAGCCGGTATTTTGGTTGTTGGTTTAAATCCGTTTCGGTTGTTTGACGATAATTATCAAAGATTTATTGATTTAGTTTCGGCTCAGATTTCAGCTAGTCTGGCTAACGCCCAAGCTTATGAAGAAGAACGCAAGCGGGCTGAAACTTTAGCAGAATTAGACCGTGCTAAAACAACCTTTTTTAGCAACGTTAGTCATGAATTTCGGACTCCTCTTACTTTGATGCTGAGTCCTTTAGAAGAAACCTTGACTAATTGTGCCACGGTGCTGCCACCGCAAGAACGAGAGCAGTTAGAAATGGTACAGCGGAATGGACTTCGTCTGCTGAAATTGGTAAATACATTGCTAGATTTTTCTCGACTTGAAGCAGGCAGAATTGAAGTTGCTTACGAACCTACCGACCTTGCCAGTTTTACCACAGAACTGACTAGTTTATTTCGTTCGGCTATAGAAAGGGCAAAAATAAGTTTAGTGGTTGATTGTCCTCCTCTGCCTGAACCTATCTACGTAGATCGGGAAATGTGGGAAAAAATAGTTTTTAATCTGCTTTCCAATGCCTTTAAATTTACCTTTGCAGGAGAAATAGAAGTTAGTTTGCAGTGGCAAAATGACCGAGTTGAATTAAAGGTAAAAGATACAGGAATTGGGATTCCAACCGAAGAGCTTCCCCATTTATTTGAACGATTCCACCAAGTTAAAGGTTTGCAAGGACGTAGTTTTGAAGGCTCAGGAATTGGCTTGTCACTGGTACAAGAATTGGTGCGAATTCATGGCGGGAAAATTGAAGTTACTAGTGTGATAGGGGAAGGTAGTTGTTTTACCGTTACAATTCCTACAGGAACGGCTCATTTGCCGACAAGCCGTATTGGTATTAATAGAACTCAGGTTTCAAGGGCTGTGGATGCTACTCCTTATTTGGAAGAAATGTTAAGTTGGCTACCCAAAGACTTAAGAGAGATGGGGAGCAAAAGAAGACGGGGAGAGGAGGTGAGGGAAAAACTTGCTTCAGTATGTTACTCCCTAAATTCTCAAGTTCCAGAGTCCCAGAGTCCTGCTCGTATTTTGCTGGCTGATGACAATAATGATATGCGGGATTATTTGCAACGATTATTAAGTCAGCAATATCAGGTAGAAACTTTTGCCGATGGTTTAGCTGCTTTATCGGCTGCTCGTCAGAACCTTCCCGACTTAATTCTGACTGATGTTATGATGCCCGAACTGGATGGCTTTGAATTATTGCGATCGCTACGTAAGGATCCGCAAACTCAATCAATTCCGATTATTTTACTTTCGGCAAGGGCTGGTGAAGAGGCGCGAGTTGAAGGATTAGCAGCAGGGGCAGATGATTATTTAATCAAACCTTTTTCGGCAAGAGAACTATTAGCAAGAGTCGAATCTACTCTCAAACTTGCCCAGTTAAGAAAAGAGGCAAATCAAAGAGAGCAAAAGCTTCGTCAGGAAAAAGAAGCCGTTCAGCAGCAATTAAGCGATCGCTTGGAAAAGATGTCCGATGCCTTCGTAATGCTAGACCTAGATTGGCGCATCGTTTATCAAAATCAAGCAGCAGAAAAGATTAACAAAAAACCGCGATCGCAAGTACTAGGTAAGACTCACTGGGAAGAGTGGCCAGCCTCTGTTGGTACACAAATCGAATCATATTATCGACAGGCAATGGCAGAGCAAGTCCCTGTTCATTTCGAGTATCATTATTCTTTCCCTCCTGACTATGATGTGTGGTTAGAAATTCATGCCTATCCTTCGGAAGAAGGACTGAGCCTCTTCTATCGAGATATTACTGAACAAAAGCGGACACGAGAGCGGGTCGCAGAAATTGAAACACGCTTCCGTAAAGTTGCCGATCTTGTACCGGACCTCCTCTGGCGCAATGATAGCCAAGGCGTAACCAAATGGTGCAATCGACGTTGGCATGAATATACTGGACAATCGCTTGAAGATTTCCAGAGAGCTAGTTGGCTAGATGTAATTCATCCCGATGACCGCGAACAGTCTTTAACTAATTTTCAAAATGCTGTGAATGCACGTCTATCGCTACAACAGGAATACCGCATTCGAGGTGCGGATGGAATCTACCGTTGGTTTTTGGTTCGTTCAGAACCTTTATTCGCTCACAATGGTCAAATCTTACAATGGTTTGGGGCTGCTACCGATATCCACGAACAACGCACCGCCTTAGAAACTTTACGCGATCGCGAAGCCTTTATTTCAGCTATTAACAACACTGCCAGAGTCGCGATCGTTCTCTACAATCTGGCGATGGGTAAAGTTGTTTATGTTAATAACTACGTCGAGCAAGTGCTTGGTTTTTCTGTAGAAGAGTTCTACGCCATTAGCCGTAAGGAAGCCTTGGAATTAATTCATCCAGATGATGTTGAAGCAACGATAGGCTTTATCAAACGTTCTCAAGTAGCTAGAGATGGCGAGAATCTACTCCACGAATATCGTCTGCGACATAAAAACAGCGAGTATCGTTGGTTCCAAGCTAGTAATGTCGTGTTTGAAAGAGATTCAAACAACAATGCCACATTATTATTAAGTGTTCTTGAAGACATCAGTGAGCGTAAGCAGGCAGAGCAAGCTTTACGGGAAAGTGAATCTCGATTCCAAACGCTAGTCAAAAATATGCCAGGAATGGTATATCGCTATCATCCAGAACAAAATGCCTTTACTTATGTCAGTTCTGGTTCTCTAAAACTATTGGAATTAGAACCCGAGCTAATCCTTCAGGATGCTAATGTTTTTTGGAGCGTGA includes these proteins:
- a CDS encoding multi-sensor hybrid histidine kinase; amino-acid sequence: MKKQSIISNNSNTNFLLGGGEMGARIRARDWSNTPLGSVENWSQSLKTAVRIMLTSRQPMFVWWGEELINLYNDAYKSIVGGKHPEVLGQPASVVWREIWDQVGPRAESVMLNNEGTYDEALMLIMERNGYPEETYYTFSYSPIPDDQGNTSGIICANTDDTQRIIGERQLALLRELAAKTADARTFEQACTLSAKCLETNPYDLPFAMIYLVDADRQSMVLTGSCGIEPGHEIAPKTRDFEDNSLWSGEEVLKKNQSILISDLEANFSDLPRGAWEKSPKQAVAVPISPSGQTGKAGILVVGLNPFRLFDDNYQRFIDLVSAQISASLANAQAYEEERKRAETLAELDRAKTTFFSNVSHEFRTPLTLMLSPLEETLTNCATVLPPQEREQLEMVQRNGLRLLKLVNTLLDFSRLEAGRIEVAYEPTDLASFTTELTSLFRSAIERAKISLVVDCPPLPEPIYVDREMWEKIVFNLLSNAFKFTFAGEIEVSLQWQNDRVELKVKDTGIGIPTEELPHLFERFHQVKGLQGRSFEGSGIGLSLVQELVRIHGGKIEVTSVIGEGSCFTVTIPTGTAHLPTSRIGINRTQVSRAVDATPYLEEMLSWLPKDLREMGSKRRRGEEVREKLASVCYSLNSQVPESQSPARILLADDNNDMRDYLQRLLSQQYQVETFADGLAALSAARQNLPDLILTDVMMPELDGFELLRSLRKDPQTQSIPIILLSARAGEEARVEGLAAGADDYLIKPFSARELLARVESTLKLAQLRKEANQREQKLRQEKEAVQQQLSDRLEKMSDAFVMLDLDWRIVYQNQAAEKINKKPRSQVLGKTHWEEWPASVGTQIESYYRQAMAEQVPVHFEYHYSFPPDYDVWLEIHAYPSEEGLSLFYRDITEQKRTRERVAEIETRFRKVADLVPDLLWRNDSQGVTKWCNRRWHEYTGQSLEDFQRASWLDVIHPDDREQSLTNFQNAVNARLSLQQEYRIRGADGIYRWFLVRSEPLFAHNGQILQWFGAATDIHEQRTALETLRDREAFISAINNTARVAIVLYNLAMGKVVYVNNYVEQVLGFSVEEFYAISRKEALELIHPDDVEATIGFIKRSQVARDGENLLHEYRLRHKNSEYRWFQASNVVFERDSNNNATLLLSVLEDISERKQAEQALRESESRFQTLVKNMPGMVYRYHPEQNAFTYVSSGSLKLLELEPELILQDANVFWSVIHPDDLQSLKDSVVIAVAQSLTWQWEGRIITPSGQLKWIQGISRPEATITGKVWDGLLIDISDRKEAESALRRSEERFRQMAETIEDVFWIKDPYQSQVVYVSPAYEKIWGRSRDEIYQNFSAWMNTIHPDDRERVQRVAVNSQHQNQDRIEYRIVRPDGSIRWLLDRGFAVRDETGKVERVIGIAQDISDRKQAESALHQSQLQLQQQLAEIEAIYATAPIGLTILDSELRYVRINKQLAEINGYSVEAHIGKTIRELLPGLADAAEQILYPVLETGQPKLNVELRGETPAQPGVERIWLEHFLPLKNGEEVIGISVVCEEITSRKQAEVEREELLQREQAAREEAEKANRIKDEFLAVLSHELRSPLNPILGWSRLLQTQQFDQATTNRALETIERNAKVQVQLIEDLLDISRIIRGKLSLNIHPVSLKSTIQAAIETVNLSAQAKSIKIKTIFEPEVGQVSGDPSRLQQVVWNLLSNAVKFTPEGGKIEVQLQSIGSKAQIIVKDTGKGISSDFLPHVFDYFRQEDSATTRRFGGLGLGLAIVRHLVELHGGTVAVDSLGEGQGATFMVRLPILQPQNHNSDPKKSIPSLFSATLQGIRILVVDDDADILELVEFILQQAGANVRVAASATEAFKQFEDFLPNLLICDIGMPEIDGYMLMRQIRKLPSEQKRKVKAIAFTAYAAEIDQQQVLAAGFDLHLAKPVEPERLVDAIATLTRQN